Genomic window (Rhododendron vialii isolate Sample 1 chromosome 4a, ASM3025357v1):
TGATAAGAACTGGTGTTCGATTTGGATTGGGGAACTTGTGAATCTGAAACAACTCTCACCAAGCGATGGAAGTGGAATAACTCTTTATCTCAGACTTGCTGCTTCTGAGTTTTCGAAGGGTAAAGAAAACAAGGGGATCATTATTGGTGCTGTTGCGGGTTCAGTTGCTGTAGTACTACTTTTAGGCCTAATGTTTATTCTAATCTGGAAGCGGCAAAGGAGGTTCGTTGGAAAAACAAAAGTGGAGGGCTCATCGGTTGCGTTCGGATACAGAGATTTGCAAATTTCTACGAAAAATTTCTCACAGAAAATGTTTACGCATGAGGAACTTCGCGTTGCAACAAGGGATTTCGAGGAGAggcttggtggtggtgggtttggCTCAGTGTTCAAAGGAGTGTTACCAGATGGCACTGAGATTGCAGTGAAGCGGTTATATAAAGTGGGCCGCGCAGTTAGGGAATTCTTAGCAGAAGTTGAAACAATTGGCAGCATCCACCATTTTAATCTGGTGAGATTGGTTGGGTTTTCTGCAGAGAAATCTTGTCTTCTCGTATACGAGTACATGAGTAATGGGTCTTTAGACAAATGGATCTTTCATAGGGACCAAAAACCTTGTCTCGATTGGGAAACCCGTAAGAAGATTATTCACCAGATAGCCAAAGGGTTGGCCTATTTGCATGAAGAATGCAGACAGAGAATCATTCACCTTGACATAAAGCCACCCAACATTCTCTTGGATGCAAATTTCAATGCCAAAATCTCAGATTTCGGGTTATCTAAGCTAGTAGACAGGGACGATAGCCAGGTCCTGATCACTTTGAGAGGAACACCTGGGTATATTGCTCCAGAATGCGGCCATTCAAAAATCACAATAAAAGTTGACATCTACAGTTTTGGGATTGTTCTCCTCGAAATAGTTACCGGGAGGAGAAATTTAGATGGTACCCGATCAGAATCCAGCAAACATCTACTCAGTTTGATGCAGAAGAAGGCAAGGGAGTTTCAATTACTTGACATCGTGGAGAATTTGAACGAGGAGATGCCTGAAAATCGAGAAGAAATGTTGAGAATGATAAGAATTGCAGCTTGGTGTTTACAAAATGATCCCACCAAAAGGCCTCTCATGTCGACCGTGGTGAAGGTTTTGGAAGGAGTGATGGAAGTGGATCCAAGTATCAGCTACAACTTCACCCATGCAATGGGATCTGCTGCTTCTGTTGCCAATGGCCATGTTTCTGCAACACTACAAGCATCAGTTCTTTCTAATCCTAGATGAAAAGCAACAATTCAGGTAAAAGACAAGTATAGTTGATGTACTTATATATAACTAGTAAAGTTGCACGTGCTACGCACGTGggtgattttgaaattttgaatattaaaGGTGAAGTGAACAAAGTTTTTCCTTTATATGCTTCATTcttctattattattttttgcagaGACGCTTTTGTAATTTTTAGCTCCAAACATTGTCATTCAACTTGTGCACAATGACTTGCGCTACGCCAAAATCTTCTCCTTGGTATTCATTATCTAAAAGATGACAAAGAAAACAATGCAtcattatttttctttgtgGGTGTACTGGAATGAAATAAGATAAACTATATTCCATGATAACAAAGTCCGGCCAAAATCAGCTCAGAGAAGTTCTGTAAACTTTCTTTAGAGGAATGACAACCCTTTCCAAAAGCGTATCTTAATAGACTGCGCCCATCTTTCTCTCCCGCAGAATATAGCTAGCAGTGCAATTCCtctttgtgttttttctttcttttttggatagGGAAAGATAAATCTATTGATCTTGAAAGTGTTACAGAGGGATTGAAAGGATAGAACAATGGAAGCATTCAAGCATTGCTAAGAAAGGTGCATCCAAACTATATTAGCATCCACTCTCCTGCCAATCATATGCCTTTCTTTCACAAAGAAAGGTTGGCAAGAAGCTAACCGAGGATGGAAAGAAAGCTACAAATGTACCAAGTCATTGAGAATAgcaaatagaagaaaaaagaggCAAATCCCAAATTACAATGCATAGAATCAAGTTCCCTCGATACTCTGCAACCTGTGAATCATGTCTTCCACCGAGTATGAATTTGGAGTAGAATTTATTTTAAGATCACCCCATATCAGTTGAGTCACCTCAAACAAGAGCTCCTTCCTAATTTTCCAAACAAACCAAATGATATCAAGAGGAATAGCATCCCAAATTGCCTTTATAAGTGTGCTTGACCTTCCATTGAGTTCCCCTCTTCTCCAACAtccaaacaaaattgaaattgaaccaGGAGAAGTCCACGAGCATCCCCACCATTTCAACCAGTCTGTCCACAAAATTCGTCATCTTCCGATTGTTACCACAGAATCTGCATAATGAGTCCTGATTATCTTCAATAATACCCATTCTAGACAATAGTTACAGAGGAAAGATCATATGTGGTTGCTCTCCATACCATTGCATCTCCGCCACAGGTTGAGTACATGCCCCATTAGTCAAAAGATGGTTCAGCCTTTggagttcttcttcttcccatgCAAGCAAACCTCTTCTGAAAAGGAAGTTCCAAATTCCATCAGCACCTCTCCTTTTATATATGTGGCATAAATTTTCATCTTCGGCTAGGACAAAAGTATATAATCTTGGGACATTTGATTTGAGACTttcattttcaaaccaaacgcttttccaaaagaaatttcctttctttttcccacCTTTAAGCTtgcatttctaaaaaaattactaaaatgagtaggaattttttttccacgtGTACAATATCCTTCCATGCCTTTGGCATGGTTTCTTTACATTCTTCCTCCAGCGACTTAAGAGGGGAATTTGCAAGAGCTCTACACTTTATCAAGTTAGCTGCTACTTCTCAATAAGCTTCAATTTGCAGATGAGGAAATAATTGAACGTCCAGCAACCTCTCTTGTCCCTAAAGACACCTCCAAGCCCAGGCAGCCTCAGGTTACCTTGCAAACTGCTACAAGTGTTTAATCTCAACTTGCCCTGCCTAGAAATTTCCAACCAACATGCAAATAGATGAGGTTTTGTCTGGATTTTCTTTGTTTAAGTCTTAGTTTTGTGCTTAGAGCTCAAGTCACTATCTAGATTGTCAAATACTTTTACTTTCTACTCAACCATAACTTTCATAAAATATCAACACATAAAACATTCCAAGGCTTCCCTCCAATTAGGAGGTTTGTGTAACTTCTTGTGATCGAAAATAAACAAATCCCTCCAATTCTGGTTTAATATCCCATGCACCAGAGACGGAGAAAAGTTAGTCCAAATGTCTCTACTGAGAgcaccaatcaaaaaataaatggtgCCCGGCCATCCTCTACATGCATATGGCATCTAGAACACGAACTCTCCTGATTCCTGACACATATTTCTAACGGTATGCTAAAGCtaagtgaggattttaccacGTAAACAAGTCTAAACAAGCCCTCATGCATGCTTTCGAGGATATTTGAGCTCCCATAAACAGCTCCAATTCTGGAGTGGATCCGTGATCAATAGCTCTGCTGAGAATCAAtaacgaaaacaaaaagaaggaaccaagaaaaaaaaggaattatAATGTACGCTATTCTAAGTCACTGTGAATAAACTGTAGGGGAAATCAACGAACAAAAGGCGCTGAATGAGAGAGATATAGAACTCCAGGGCCTCTTGCATCTAAGTGATGAGGACTCTAGGGCCTCTTGCATCCAAGTGATGAGGGAATCAACGAACAAAAGGCGGCATATATTGACCAAAAGGCACGTTTCACAAATTTAGTAGTTACAAAGTGCCCAAAACATAGGCCCCTTGATGTCTATATCCAACAGTTGTAACATTAAAAAAGGGGACTAAACAAATAGAAAGATATCATCCAGGGTGAGATTTTCCAACGTAGCTAATGCATCAGTAGCAATGTTAATCTCACTTGTAAACAAAAAACTTCACTCTGTGGAACTTAAATTCAGCAGATAaaggctatatatatatatatcctcccAAAGGTCAAGCATTTCGGTAATCTCTTGTTGGTGCTGGTGAATTTGTAACTACTCAGTTGTTTTAATCGTGTTTTTGTTCGTACTGAGTTCTATGTTGGGATATTGAGACATCATTATTTTCTAATCAGATAGGAATTTCTTGATTAATTTGTTTACTGAATAGTTAAGGAATTTGTCAACTCTATGTTTCTTCTCAATATTAAAAAGTTTCTAACAATGACAATAAACCTAGTATTTATACGCTAACCACAATgcccatttttttatttattttgccacATGTGAGAAGAGCTTACATTGCATTACCTCAATTCGAACCCAATCCATAACGAATGGTATCAACCTCCACTCCATAGAAGTTGAACCCACAACCTTACTGAACTAAGTGCAACTATGCAACCATTGGGCCAACTGTCTCGGTTCAACAAACGCACAAATTTCCTTCCATGATGGTGTATAAGAGAAAGGAAATTTGCAATTTGTTTTATACATAAGACAAGAAATCCAGAATGATCGCAATTTAGAAGTCAAAAACAAGAATACAAAATACCTGTTTGGGATCTCGTAGAAGATTGAAGACAACAAAGTTTCAATTGTCCACGGTTACTCCTGTCCCTCTCTTACGATATACAGAGAACCAAATCCTGTTGCGGCGGCCGTGTTGCTGGACCAAGCGATAGAGGAATCAGAATTCGGGTCACGACGGTCTGTTTCTCTTCAGCAGCATTGGCTCCTGCCGAACCCACGCAATCGTTGGAAGCCGTGTTCAGCCTATTCGGTGGCCTCAGCCTCAGCCGCAAAGATGGATAAGATGTCCATCATGACGGGGAAGAAGAAGGCGGCGAGGGAGAGAGAATGCCACAAAGAAACTAGAGACGAAGAGACGAAGAGGCGGAGGATTTGCATAGGAGAGATGATGatgaaaccctagagagagggATTGAGGGACTACTTGCGAGTTCGAGATTGAAATCACCAAGCGGTTTCTTTCCTGGTCAACAGCGACATAGAGAATGGGAGGAAACGCTAGACGACAATTCGTACGAATAAGAGAAAGAGTCTTTGCAAACAGTCATTTCTGTTGGAGCCGTTGTGTTGTGTTGGTTGGCAAGAGGCAGAGGATGGGACATGTACGTATTAGTTGTAAGTCGTTGGGGCATTTTAGGAAAGCAAAAAATAGGAAACATTTTCGTATATTTAAAAGAAGTAGAATAGATTAGCACTGAATAACTTGCAAACAGAATTCATATATGATGGATAAAAAAAGGCTTATTTGTACGGATGGTCCCCAATGTATTTTCGAAATGTCAATTTCGTCCCCATTGTACAAAATGAGTCAATTTAGTCCCCAATGTTAACAATGTGAGTTTAGAAGGTCCATGGGCTTAACTCCGTTACCTCTTGCCGTCTAAAAAGAAGGGCTTCCTGTCAAAACCCTCTCATTCTCCactttcccttttttctctcgactttccccttttctctcGACGTCAATGGCGATTCACGTCCCCTCCCCTTATCTCCACTGTGTTCCCCAAAATCAgccctaagaagaagaagattctgAGAATTAGCCGAAACCCATCAGTGTTAGTGAAACTCAAGGTAAGATTTTGTGAATCGGCTACATCTCGAAATCCTACGAAGAAGAATCCCTCCATAGGAGTCCGAAACCAAGCTTTTGGaaggctctttttttttttttctagtgatTTTTTACACTCGTCTTCGAAGTTGATAGTTCAAAATTCTTAAAAGGGACGCTCCTTCAACTGACTTCCACGTTCTTGGTAGTGTCTGACTGGAAATAATACCCCAAAGGTTGCATGCCTTGGAATTTAAATTAGTGCAGAAAGTGAAAGATTCATGTAGACATTAAAAACATTACCGTCCTTTGTTGAAGTACTATGAATTCGAGTTCCTGCATAGTTATTTACTGCTTAATCTTTTTGATAAGTTAGGTATTTGGTTAACTTAtgcgcacctcaattaatctAGAGATTAAAGAGGGTTCCTGCATAGTTATATactatgaagcacagatacggATACAAGATACGGATACAACACAACACATATACGGCGATACgacaaaacctaaaaaattaggATACGGATACGTCAGGGATACGGCTGTATAAATTATAATTAGGAGAGAAGGGAAAAGTGAGGAAATGAGGTGGAATGACCATAATGCCCCCATTTTAGACGGCAAGAGGTAACAGAAGTTGGCCAAGGGACCTTTTAAACTCATATTGTTAACATCGGGGACTAAATTGACACGTTTTGTACAATGGGGACGAAATTGACATTTCGGAAATACATTGGGGACCATCTGTACAAAtaagccgataaaaaaaaggggaatttttaggccagCCCTAAAAATTAGGAtcggacttaatttagtcctgcacaattatttatattttttattccaaccatgTCCCTTCACGCGCATCAGCGACGGAACTAGATAGCATCTagaatagaaaaattatccaatgctccatgagcattggtgcaccattaaaacattgtttaaatttcaaaaagtcatatattttgttgtagatattcattttttaaataaattatatttttggaacctattcgacgatatctactaaacaagatccatattgaatatgaaattatgtaagattaaaaaaCATCATttgctatgagaactgtttttatAAGAATTGTCCCTATGAGAACTATCCCTATAAGAACTATCATTCATTCTGAGaactgtttcggacaaaaatatcattgcctatgtgaactgaaaaatacatagttcaaatAGCCCCagcacacactaaaatacataattctcgttgaaaatacgtagttgtcatagaaaatacacagttctcatgaacaatactcaattctcatagaaaatacacagttctcataaatagTTGttatggacaatacacagttctcataaaaaatacacagttctcttagaaaaatgcatagttcttatagaagaaaacacagttctcatagaaaaatacagtgttctcatagaaaaatacattgttctcatagaaaatacatagttctcatataaaatacacaattttcatagacagtttttacagaaaatacacaattctcataaaaaatacatttttcatgaaaaatacatagttcttatagatagttctcatggacaaatacacaaatctcataaaaaatacacagttctcataagaaaaaatacagttctcatagaaaatacatacacgaacaaaaattgatcaatttttgtTCAATTCTCATAGCCTCACCgcacaattctcatagccccaccacacagttctcatagccttACCATGCACTAAAATACgtagttctcatagatagttcACATAAGACTTTGAAATTTCACGTAGACTCACTACACACTTCACATAGTCCAAccacacaattctcatagcccCATCACATAGTTATCATAACCCAACCGCACGCTAAAATACATatttctcatagacagttcacATAAGACTTTGACAGTTCACATAGACTCACTACACACTTCACATAGTCCAACCACACAGTTATCATAGCCCCACCGCACGCTAAAAGACATatttctcatagacagttcacATAAGACTTTGAATGTTCACAGAGTTCTCACTACACACTTCACATAGTTCAaccacacagttctcatagccccaCCCCATAGTTCTCATAGCCCCACCTCACGCtaaaatacataattcacaTAAAGTTTTGACAGTTCATATACTCactacacaattcacatagcccAACCACACAGTTCTAATAGTCTCACCACACAACATCCTTATAATATGGAGTACAATTTTTCTGTTGAATAGGAGAAAATCTGTACAAAGAGCTGAAATCTACAACAAAGCCTAGTctcgaaaattctaaaatcaaaatacatgacaatGGGAATGATATATATAATACAATACTATAAGAATGTTGAGAGCCAATACATGAGTGAACAAAGCTTACCCATTTCCTAGGTTAAAGATAACTCACCACTGTACAAAAATCTGAGCTGCAGTGTACTCTTGTCCAGCCTCCTcaattttctctgttttctttttcggaATTTTCGAAACCCAGGCTAGAAGTTTGTGGAGGGGGGAATAGTGGGAGAAGATGGGTCAGGGACTCAGGGGATCACTTCGAAGATGACGACGAGGTGTTTGGCGGCCACTTCGAAGACGTCGATGTGTTCGGCGGCGGCGACATCGGCAGCATTGGCGGGAGGGGTTCCCGAGGAAGTGCTGGTCCGGGGAGGCGAGAGAGAGGTCCACGAAGACGGCGATGGTGAAGAGGGAGTTGAATCGTCGGGGTAGTGCGAGATCTattgtagagagaaaaagagtagAGGAAATGATCACATCTTGTCGATTTGGGCAAAAAAGGTAAAATGCAACATAACCGAACCTAAATAGGCTCGGTAATAATATTCAGAATTGGGAACAAATCAAACCTATAAAAGAGGActggcctctaattttctataaaaaaaatgttttgatcGATTGGGATATGGGCttaaatatgttgaaaattcaAGTTTTTGTTGCCGAATATTTCTTGACGCGTATAAAGTTCTAGGCATAAGTTACATACTCGTTTCGGAACAGGAGAAAAGAAACTATTTTCGACGTATTATATGCCATGAACTTTGTATGCTTGAACTGATTTAAGGCATATGGAATATTACTGATCATACTTACTCTTATGTTCGAGCTTTTGATCATGAAATCGTCTGACTACCAATTCAAGGATGGAACTAGgaggggtctagtggcggcgaccgccacgacaaagattttagaaaatacgaactatatgtaaaaaaaaaaatattatctccAACtcatatagtctcgccaccgctagattttatttcttatttttttgttatatactagtcctaaactctattttttaaagaaaggatccagaaaatatttcaaaactaAACTTAAtaggccaaagtgaaataatataaaggatgaggggtaattaagaaaaaaactccacactttaaccctaaaataacttaacctaaaaaattaaacaagttaaCCTAAATACTCGGCAGtagtagatttctttttattttcgaTTCTCAGTTCCAAATTTCCAATGGTAGCACGGTGTGAATTTCTCGTTTAGAGCAGTGGTGGACTTCCGAAACattcaaaaatcatttattgTTTGGCGTTTTGTGTGGATTTCTCAAACTTTATTGAGAAAAGGTGAGTCTTCTTTCATTTGTCCATATTTAATTGATGTTAGAGAAattattaaatattttgaatcCCTTGTTGAGTTTGTCTTAGCAATAGATGATATTTGcactatattgaaaaaaaaatattatttactatatttttttttgtactccatgtgcaaatgCCAAACaccatttactatagtttttgttatgttattttaattttttctagagtcgatgactattaatattgtaattcatttattttttatttttttagcatacatttcgccactgttagagtaaaattctggttccgtccttgaCTACCATGGGACGATAGTGAACATATGATGGTTATCCCATTAAAGTGTAGTTGATGCCTTTTGAGGTGATTTGAACTTTGTTATATTTTGAGATTAGCCGCAGCATCTTGAAATATTACAGTGTTCAATATTAAGTATAGTCACCCGTAGAATAGTCATTGGACTATTTGGCATCTACAATTGAGGATGAATTGATAGAATAAATAATTTTACCCAcatgaaaataattaattttattggtCTGTTTGGGATGACCAGTATAGTcaacttcaaaaacaaaaaatttttcCCACATCTATAGATTATGCattttattttaatgttcaaaatTTGCTAGCCTTGTTGTTGCAGTGAAATAGATTCAATGCGTGTTGTATCCTTTGTCTGCAGGGAggtttgaatttattttatttgagttAAAGATTAGCATAAAAGTTGAAGTTAATTcatgaaaataaaaactcaatcCTGTGAAGAGGttgttatttttgtgatttACATTGAGTAAGATAATCATTTGGAAGTTGAGAATAAACTTTTTCTATGTCCATAGGTATGGAGAATTTGTTCTGACTACTTAGATTATTTATCTTATCCCTAAAGTGTTACGTAAATTCATGCGTGATGCACCTCTACTCACTGAAAGGTTAGAATTTACACGTAAATTGAAAGTCGTTAATTCTTGCCATTCATGttgtttattaaagttgcttcTTGTATTCCACTACCAGTTGTGGAAATTTTATTGATTGCATGTCTAGAAAGTATTTTAGTCTGAGATGCATGGATCATGATTTTGCGCTATGTGGTTAAAGTATCATACCCACATGATTAAGTGGCATGCGCGAGATAAAAGTTTGAACATTAATAGTGGGAGAGTCCCCGTTCCACTTTCTTActtaaccttctttttcaaaaataaggtaatttcaagctcaaaaatcacgtgtttatactaataaattttctatcaatatggatcttatttgatagatttcattgagatcttttaaacggtgcaaaaaaaaaatcaaaaaattattttttattttcattatatatatttgagtttgaaattacatactttttgaaaaagaaggttaagCAAGAAAGTGGAACGGGGTTAGTCCCttaagcttaatgttcaaagtAAGAGTATTTGGAGTTCCATCATTGCCGATTAATGGTTAACGTTTCTTCGAAGATCTAATAAGGTTTCGGCTAGCATCCAAAAGAAATTTGAGAAAAGACAAGCCATTTTGTTTATAATTAGAGAAAAAGTGCTCCTTAATGTTAGTGGGAGCAAATACATTTTTCTAGGCTATATGGATTTTGGTCAAGGGTTTACTATCCAAGTGACCATGATatgcgccaaaaatgcttgaccgatttcccagtcctaaattaatgggttgccccaagcgtagggctgagaccgatgtagcacaatatccggtaagaccggagtcgaatccacaaaaacggtgatgtgtgctgactaaaaatttgggttgttataatttaaatgggctcttaggccatccacagtggtataatcaaaaatagataaccaaaagttgacacatcagcttttgattaaccatttaagaggttgctaagtttaacaatgttgaggtccacaatggtcacttttagtccataaccaaaataaggggtccactacaatctctctctctctctctctctctctctctctctgatgtttTTCACCATTGAttacttccctccattacatttattttttttggcaaaaatatatcgtttacGTACCTTCCTTAATTTTGGGGGAAATTTGTGACTTTcatccctcatattatgaatttggaaaaaaaatcaagtactaaaaaaaaaaaattcaaatgtgctcctaaatttggaaaagaatgcaagattcttcatgtactcaaccacagggagaggaatgaaaaaagaataaaatagaaacgggaaaaaaaagtgaaataccttaatccagcgataatgagttgaattgtagatgatcgaaagatacgagcttcacttttggagggaaagaaagagaaacagtttgtgggtAAAGAGAATGAAATATAGAGCAtgcgaagaagaaaataccatttgaaacatgcgtgtaaacaattttggaaccaattaacttatatggtgtttgatccacaaattttgattattgaaaaaggttgttagttttggttatccaaagcccaaaatttgattatttctaagaatgttgctaagtttgattataccattgtgagccattttttacaccaacattgttaactttaaaaataatttgcttttgattataccactgtggatggccttaggtagccaccccttgtcagttgatttgagattaaactaaacctacgaaattgattgtacttttcagataattaaaagaaaggtacggtcgtagggttcatagcacgtataactagtccggattaacctgctctgtttggagttcttaaaaacgtttaatttttgattgaaaaagataccccgcaagatgtgAGATCCTATAGTCACcttatacccatgcgcagcgaagaatgagttttggacccctattcctccgttcacatgggctccgacgatgcccagGTTCGTCAGCTGgaagtattttttcaatctaaaattatctttttcattgtttgaaaattagAGTAGTGCCCGaactggccacggtgtgctaatcaccccgcgaccctacctatactatgcattgaacaagaaatacaagaaaccctagaattaatcatgcttttaaaacgcgagataaaaataaataagagataacaactaattgaatagaAACAAATAACttaaattaagaacaaaagttGAAACGAATTATCAAAGTtcaagtaattgaacaaaactttaaaagcttgaaaggaaaagagaatacTAAACAATATTGACTTCGGCAGCCCCTGTTCTTCGTGACCACGGCAGCCCCGTTCTAGGTTCTCGGCAGCCCCGTTCGAAAAGATAAGACCTCTCCGTGGGAAGAAGTTCTGTCCGTGGTAAAACAGTGATCTCGGCAGCCCCGTATGTAAAAAATCCCGATGGCgcagccctctctctctttttatagTGCTACCAATTATACTTGGCAGCCCTAAAATTCCCCaaagaattattaactttcaaTTGCAATTCATTGATCTGGTCCACTACCAATGGCTTCTAGCCTTGCTCCCACGTGCAAAGCTTTCATAAAGACCAAGAGTATTTCTACTATCACCCACTTTTGTGCTAATCAAACTTATGTAAAGCCCATTAGCGCGTTAAGCCTCCAAATAATATGTTGGGCTTTCTTGAATCGCAATCCAGTCACATCTTCAAATCTTTATATCTCTAATTTAAAGCCAAATTCTACGCAAACGATCTGAGTGACCTACAATCATGAAAATCGCATAAAAAGTATCAAGTGACTATATAAATTGGCAAGCATAGTATAGGTTAAGGAGATTAAATAGGTGCATTTAAGCACTCATCAGAAGCAATAGAATGCTACAAATAAAGGTTATGAGGTACTTATAAAGAACCAAGAATTTTAGATTGATTTACATGCATCCCAATTGTAGACACTTCAATTTGGTCAAACGATTATTTCAAATTCCACCTTGGAGACCATCCCGATgctgaatggatacagtgattgctgattgacttcttatAAACCCATGGACTTTTAGTAAGTACTTTTAGCCaattagaggacccaatccacagccatatagccttttagacagaaatacagaatcctaGGAGAATCCATTTGTTGGCCGCGAGATccatctcacggcctcaactttATTCTTTCActcgtgaaacatgttgcttgaaaatctccctgagagatcgatggaatgttctgtcaatcgtttgatctgtgctcaaaaccctagcagccaaattttGATTCGTTTGGGCCACGAAAGGAGATTATGAAAAGAGATCTTATGCATATAGAATTCCTATAAATTCGTGCATCATGATTGGTTGGAGTAAGTCACCAATTACCAATATAAAGGGGGCCTTTGGATTCCGAAATTAAGAACACAATTCAACCTCTCAAGCCATAATACCGTGCAGAAGTACTCTCTCATATCTCccctacaaaagccctaatacaccgaaggcagccgcaatccgacgatcaaacct
Coding sequences:
- the LOC131323101 gene encoding G-type lectin S-receptor-like serine/threonine-protein kinase At2g19130 isoform X2 → MGVRTNSSFLFLLLFLLFTFNLPIISHGSDTISTNQSLSGDQSLVSANGNFKLGFYDQPGNSSNYYICIVYNKVSLRTIAWMANRDKPISDKYSSVLKIIDGNLVLLNESQIPIWSTNQNSSTASSSVVAVLGDDGNLVVKDGFNSTQPLWQSFDFPTDTWLPGGKIAYNKRTKTHQNLTSWKNSEDPSRGLFSLSLKEDTKENVISWNGSKQYWTSGSWNGQIFSLIPESRLNHNYNFSYIDNENESYFTYSVSNPAIISRFVMDVSGQITQRIWLETSGQWNFYWSQPREQCQVSALCGAFGACNGTKPFCNCLKGFSPKSVGDWNLSDYSGGCARTTKLQCGNTSVANQESTDKFYEYRNVGWLQSDYIGPDYSLSSSAAGCASSCLNNCSCTAYSHDKNWCSIWIGELVNLKQLSPSDGSGITLYLRLAASEFSKGKENKGIIIGAVAGSVAVVLLLGLMFILIWKRQRRFVGKTKVEGSSVAFGYRDLQISTKNFSQKMFTHEELRVATRDFEERLGGGGFGSVFKGVLPDGTEIAVKRLYKVGRAVREFLAEVETIGSIHHFNLVRLVGFSAEKSCLLVYEYMSNGSLDKWIFHRDQKPCLDWETRKKIIHQIAKGLAYLHEECRQRIIHLDIKPPNILLDANFNAKISDFGLSKLVDRDDSQVLITLRGTPGYIAPECGHSKITIKVDIYSFGIVLLEIVTGRRNLDGTRSESSKHLLSLMQKKAREFQLLDIVENLNEEMPENREEMLRMIRIAAWCLQNDPTKRPLMSTVVKVLEGVMEVDPSISYNFTHAMGSAASVANGHVSATLQASVLSNPR